The Natrarchaeobius halalkaliphilus genomic sequence ACGGTCACTGGGTCGCTTCCCAGGACGGACACTGATACGGTCTACTGTAAGTCATTACCGGAGCGACCGCAGGACGGCTCGCGGTCGCTCCGGTGAAAAGTCACAGCAAACCGTATGAGTTGGCTGCCGAAACGAACACTGAGACTCACACAGAGTGGTGGATCGAACCGCCAGGTCTTTCGTGGTCGATAGTGCACCACAACTATGGGTTTTGGTAGCTACGACGAATCCGAGCAGAACCAACAGACGGCCAGTGACGAGGACGACGTAGAAGCGGTTAACGTCCACGAAAACGACCACGACGGACAGCTGTCGTTCGAGTCGGATCTTTCGACCGACGAGCTCGTCTCCCAGCTCGGATCGATGAAAGACGACGACGAAGAGTAAGCGACACCGTATACTTACCCAACGGTTTTATCGATATTTCGGCCGCTCTACGGCGGCGACGACAACGACGCGTCACAGAGTTCACCGATCGCCCGGCGAAGCCGCTGTGAGATCGCTGACTTCGAGACGCCGAGGCGATCCGCGAGTTCGTCCTGTGAGATCCCGCGTGGAACCTCGAAGTATCCTTCCTCGTGTGCGACCGTGAGTAACTTCTCTTGTTTGTCGGTCAGCGCGACGACGCCCTCGTTATCGTCGTCCGACCGCCGAAGGTGGTCGACCGTGACGGAAATACCGTGAGCGCGACAAAACTCGTTGAATCGAACCAGCGCGTCTCTGGTCGGAAACCGAAGCTGAACGAGCCAGCCGTCGCGCGTGCTCGAGAGTTCGAGCACCCGACCTCCCACCTCGGCGGTCCGGGCGATGACGGTCCGGGTTCCATCGGCAAGCGTGACCCGGTAGACGTGCCGGTCGGGATAGCGATCGACGAGGACCGGATCTCGAACCGTCGAATCCGTCTCGAGGGCGGTCTCGAACGCGCCAAATGAGCTACCGTAGGCAGTGAGAAACAGAAGCGTTCGATCGGTGTCGATGGTCGTCCAGTACTCGGGCTGGACCGTGACGTCGGGAACGCGCTCGAGCGTTGGACGCAAGACGAGGTCCGGGTGATCGAGTCGAAGCTGGGCGACGATTCCACCGTCGGCTAGAGAGCGAAGACCGGCTCGCTCGACATCCATATCCGCGGTTTCGATACTCATGGAGACACCATCCGCTCAACTGAGAGACAGGTGTAAGTCCGTATTACTGGTGACACGCTCATCGAGCGTTTGATTCGACCGAGAGTAAATCACCGTGGGTTCTATATAGCAAAACGGCACGGGCTCGCCGGCCAATATCTATTCAGCCGTCCGAAAACCGGACTGTTTTCGGCCGAAAGAAATAGTCAGTTACCGCCCGACCACGGTTGGTACCCCTCGAGTAATCGTTGTTAGCCGCTCCGTGCGGCATAAAAAGGCTGCAATAGTTCAAATGACGGCGTCCGAGACGCTCGCACGTGTCAAGTTCGCTCGGTTCGTTCGTCGAAAAGAAGCTCGAACAGTTTTTGCTGTGCGATCCGGGAGTGACGGCTGAACGTCGGCTGAGAGACGCCGAGCGACGTGGCAACCTCTTCGCCGGTGCTCTCTCGAGGCCACTCGAAGAAACCGCTGTAGTAGGCGGTCTCGAGCGTCAGCAACTGGCGCTCGGAGAGACGATCACGTAACTCGGCCTCGAACGCACGCTCGGGCCGTCTCGAGTGCTCGTGCTCGCGACGAGCGACCAGTTCCGTTCCCGGATACGCACGCTCGAGCGTCTGCACGACAGCTCTCACGTCGGCCGTCTGCGGGAGCGAGAAAACCACTCGCGATCGGCTGTCGATCGGCGTGATCG encodes the following:
- a CDS encoding DUF5786 family protein, giving the protein MGFGSYDESEQNQQTASDEDDVEAVNVHENDHDGQLSFESDLSTDELVSQLGSMKDDDEE
- a CDS encoding helix-turn-helix domain-containing protein; the protein is MSIETADMDVERAGLRSLADGGIVAQLRLDHPDLVLRPTLERVPDVTVQPEYWTTIDTDRTLLFLTAYGSSFGAFETALETDSTVRDPVLVDRYPDRHVYRVTLADGTRTVIARTAEVGGRVLELSSTRDGWLVQLRFPTRDALVRFNEFCRAHGISVTVDHLRRSDDDNEGVVALTDKQEKLLTVAHEEGYFEVPRGISQDELADRLGVSKSAISQRLRRAIGELCDASLSSPP